The Inediibacterium massiliense genome has a segment encoding these proteins:
- a CDS encoding recombinase family protein — MPTNSQQVIRKIDDYIRNKDTLGKDGHKKTLLDPTPEHYAAIYARISGKNDSFSLDSQKETCTKFIEENNLLLYKVYEDKESARMKHFYDRKEFKKLLSDMETRMFKNLVLIRRDRLSRRVDDFMHLRRIFKKHNVKVFYAKEGNLNFDTSSYITNFLENILMSISTLEPEYIYQRTKGGRQNLRYKGTFQCGNPPFAYNKVKGKKHDFEINSDESALVKRIFATYKNSIIKDGNTLDALIENSNNNPIKKITKPFLKRIIQCPLYGGKIIIEEDDTTDDCVIWDKSNGEYLLDEEKFMKCENFTKIIDWKDWKEVFLHFYFTFR; from the coding sequence ATGCCAACCAATTCTCAACAAGTAATAAGAAAAATTGATGATTACATAAGAAATAAAGATACTTTAGGTAAGGATGGGCATAAAAAAACATTATTAGATCCTACCCCTGAGCATTACGCTGCTATTTATGCTAGGATATCGGGAAAAAATGACAGTTTTTCTTTAGATTCTCAGAAAGAAACCTGTACAAAGTTCATTGAAGAAAATAACCTACTTCTCTACAAAGTCTACGAAGACAAGGAATCAGCAAGAATGAAACATTTCTATGATCGAAAAGAGTTTAAAAAGCTTCTAAGTGATATGGAAACACGCATGTTCAAAAACTTAGTACTCATTCGTAGAGATCGTCTTTCTAGAAGAGTAGATGATTTCATGCACTTAAGAAGAATTTTTAAGAAGCATAATGTGAAAGTATTCTATGCAAAAGAAGGCAATCTCAATTTCGACACCAGCTCTTATATCACAAATTTCTTAGAGAATATTTTAATGTCCATCAGCACATTAGAACCTGAGTATATTTATCAAAGAACCAAAGGTGGCAGACAAAATCTTAGATATAAAGGAACTTTTCAATGTGGCAATCCTCCCTTTGCTTATAACAAGGTGAAAGGTAAAAAACATGACTTTGAAATTAACTCAGATGAATCAGCATTAGTTAAAAGGATATTTGCTACCTATAAGAACTCTATCATTAAAGATGGTAACACCTTAGATGCCTTGATTGAAAATTCAAACAACAATCCTATTAAAAAAATCACCAAACCCTTCCTCAAAAGAATCATACAATGTCCCTTATACGGAGGAAAAATAATTATCGAAGAAGATGATACCACAGATGATTGTGTTATCTGGGATAAATCTAACGGAGAATATCTATTAGATGAAGAGAAGTTTATGAAGTGTGAAAACTTTACAAAGATTATAGATTGGAAAGACTGGAAAGAAGTATTCCTTCATTTCTATTTCACCTTTAGATAA